The sequence below is a genomic window from Anopheles cruzii chromosome 3, idAnoCruzAS_RS32_06, whole genome shotgun sequence.
ttaagaacaaatTGCAAAATGTCAATCAAGCAATTAGTATAGTAAATTGTCTTTAACGTTCAAACAACTCAACATGCGACACGTTTTCCGAAGAATTAAATTTGCGCCAACAATATTTTGAACCGTTTCGAACCGGTTCACCCGGCAATTTCATTTGCGTGCAAGCGCGCATTTTAGCTACAATCTTGCACGCCACGTCGATCGGAACTGTCAGGtgccggcaaaaaaaaacacaaaaacaatccTCGGAGACCACATGAGTTTGTGCGCATTCACCGCAAGCTCTTATCACCACGCAacgaaataaacaaacccggcCGACGTAAAGGCCTTGTCCAACTATCTGATCAGATAGGGCGCGATCCGCAGCTCGGACGGTTACTAACAGTGTTGACTCGAAGATCAGACGATCCGGTTGTGTATCGTGAGACATTTTAGTGCAAAGCAACGAACAGAATGACGGAATTAAACGCCGAATTTCGTGGATACCGCTCGCCGTTGAGCACCCGCTACGCCAGTAAGGAAATGCAGTACCTATTTAGCGATCAGTACAAATTTTCCACCTGGCGCAAGTTATGGATCATGCTGGCGAAAGCGGAGAAGGTAGGAATCACTTGGCAATCACCTATTCTGTGTTCCTAAAACTGCGTTCTTCATCTTGTACCTAGTCGCTGGGCTTGGGCATAACCGAGGAGCAAATCCGGGAGATGGAACGCAACGTAGAAAACATCGACTTCAAGGCTGCCGCGGCCGAGGAAGCGCTAACTCGACACGATGTAATGGCTCATGTGCACGTGTTTGCACAGCAGTGTCCACTGGCAGCCCCAATCATACATCTCGGAGCGACCTCATGCTACGTTGGCGACAACACGGATTTGATTGTGCTGAGGGAAGCGTTGGACCAGTTGCTACCGAAACTGGTCGGAGTCATCAAGCAGCTGTCTCAGTTTGCCATGCAGTACCGCGAACTGCCAACACTCGGGTTCACTCACCTGCAGCCGGCCCAACTGACCACCGTCGGTAAGCGCTGCACGCTGTGGGTCCAGGATCTACTGATGGACGAGCGAGCGCTCCGTGGTTGCCGGGAGAACCTACGTTTCCGCGGTGTGAAGGGAACGACCGGAACGCAGGCTTCGTTTTTGCAGCTGTTTGCCGGCGATGGCGGTAAGGTTCGCGAGTTGGATCGCACCGTCACCAAACTGGCCGGCTTCGAGCGATACTATGCCGTCACGGGACAAACGTACTCCCGGAAGGTAGATCTAGAGATCGTGTCGGCTCTCGCAAGTCTCGGCGCTACGGTGCACAAAATGTGTTCCGATTTGCGGCTGCTCGCGTCCCGCAAAGAGCTGGAAGAGCCATTCGAACAAACGCAAATCGGGAGCTCGGCCATGCCGTACAAGCGGAACCCGATGCGTTCGGAGCGATGCTGTGCGCTTGCCCGACACATGATAAGCATGCACGCGAATGCAGCCAACACGCTGGCCGTCCAGTGGCTTGAGCGGACGCTAGACGActcggccaaccggcggcTGACGCTATCGGAAGCGTTTCTAGCAGCGGATGCCTGTCTGCTGACGTTGCTCAACATCTCCCAGGGGCTCGTTGTCTACCCGAAGGTGATCGAACGCAACATTGCCCAGGAGCTTCCGTTTATGTCGGCCGAGAACGTGATCATGGCCATGGTGAAGGCCGGCGGAGATCGGCAGGTGTGCCACGAGAAGATACGTGTCCTCTCGCACGAAGCCGGGGCGCAGGTGAAGCAACATGGAAAGGACAACGATCTGGTCGATCGAATCAAGGCCGATGCTTACTTTGCGCCCATTCTGGGGCAGCTCGATAAAATTCTTGATCCGAAAACGTTCACCGGCCGAGCCGCCGATCAGGTGGTGGAGTTTGTACAGGAAGAGGTTGATCCGATCGTCGCCCAGTACGGGGACAAGGTCGTTACCAAGTCTGCGCAattgaaaatttgatttgcCCGGCGGTGCTATGTGACGTTGTTTATTGTAATAAAGCACTTCTTCAACAGCAGTAGTTGGTTGAAAGAAACATCATGCCTAACTTCAATTAATTTATacttttattcattcattgcTCTCATTCTAATTTATTCTTCTCTCCACGTGCCTTGCGTTGTACATAGTTTACGTTCTTTACGCTTTCCAACCGATAACAACCAACAGGAACATTTCCCGCGAAACAACGTCTGATTTCTCGGGGCCACTTGTGGGATAAACCTAAGAAATGATCAAACGAAAAGGACAACAGGCAACACAtctttgtttttaaaacatAACTTAATAGGTAAACGATTTAAAACCATTACACTACGGTGCCGGGGCGGTATTGTGTCTGACTGCACCCCGGATGTGCTCTAAAATGGGAATTGGGAAAGCTAAGGAACGGTCACCCGCCTATCGACTACTGGTCGCACTCGGTGCGTTCATCGACGTTGACGGTTGCGGCTGCGGGAAAAGGTTGTAACTATTGTTAGGCGAACAGCCACGCTGTCCCACGTCCGGACTAGTAGACGACAGTGGCCGCTCGATGGTCATCGTTTGCTGCGGCACCTGTATGTCCGCCTGCACCCCAAGGGTGCTGTAGATTTCCTTCATTAAAAACAGCATCGTGTCCTCCGAGTCCCTGTgaaggataaaaataaattgcaacGATAAGGCCAAGGTACTGCGCGGATCAATAATTCATGGGCCTCTGCCCGATCCTTACCAGTAACACACGTGGCTAGACAGTGCAAACAGATATTCGTTGATAAATTCGAACGGTGCTTCTTGCAGCACGTAATCGACGCGGCGCGACTGATTGAGGCGCCCGAGCGGTATACTCGTTTCACCGTTGTCCACATCGCTTCCCCCGGCCAAGTTGGACGTGGAGCCCGACTGTTCGAACTTGAGCTGATCCTGTATAACTTTGTTCACTTCCTTCTCGATCGCcttcgggtcgggccgggaagAGTTCAGTGCCGTCAGCGCGTACACCGTGTCGAGCGTGTTGCGAAACACGTCCGAAACACGCTGCTTCA
It includes:
- the LOC128274052 gene encoding adenylosuccinate lyase, translated to MTELNAEFRGYRSPLSTRYASKEMQYLFSDQYKFSTWRKLWIMLAKAEKSLGLGITEEQIREMERNVENIDFKAAAAEEALTRHDVMAHVHVFAQQCPLAAPIIHLGATSCYVGDNTDLIVLREALDQLLPKLVGVIKQLSQFAMQYRELPTLGFTHLQPAQLTTVGKRCTLWVQDLLMDERALRGCRENLRFRGVKGTTGTQASFLQLFAGDGGKVRELDRTVTKLAGFERYYAVTGQTYSRKVDLEIVSALASLGATVHKMCSDLRLLASRKELEEPFEQTQIGSSAMPYKRNPMRSERCCALARHMISMHANAANTLAVQWLERTLDDSANRRLTLSEAFLAADACLLTLLNISQGLVVYPKVIERNIAQELPFMSAENVIMAMVKAGGDRQVCHEKIRVLSHEAGAQVKQHGKDNDLVDRIKADAYFAPILGQLDKILDPKTFTGRAADQVVEFVQEEVDPIVAQYGDKVVTKSAQLKI